In Nitrosopumilus sp. b3, the genomic stretch TTCCTACCAAGTCTGCACCCATGTCTGCAGCTTTTGTGAAAATTCCACCGCCAATTCTAATGAATAATGCAATTAAACTGGCTCCAATTCCTACACCTGCAATTGTGATTGGATCTGGATAAATGACATAAAGACCAGTAATTGCAACCAAGGCCATCGCAGGAACTGCAAGACCTACTGTTGCACCTCCTCTAAAGGCCATAGCAAAGGTCTTTCCTAATCCACTGCTACTAAGATTTGCAGCTCTTACTGCTGCTTTTACTGTAATTTTTAATGAGATAATTCCTGCAACGGCAGACAATGCTGCACCAACTGCAAATGCCAATCCATTTGACGGAGTCAAAAATACTGCAATAATCAAGGATAATGCAATAGCTACTGGGACAATAATCATCATCTCTCTTTTTAGAAATGCAGCAGCCCCTTCTTTGACTGCATTTGAGATATCCATCATTTCTTTTGTCCCTGCAGGTTGCTTTGTAATCCAAGCAACCAATCCACCTGCAACTAAAAATGATGCAATACCTGCGATAAAAGGCAGAATTTCAGCAATTTCCATGTTATACTCAGCTTGCCTAAGTATTGGAAATATAAATCAAATAGCAGAGATCTTACTTCTTTTTCTGTATGGCAAAAATGTTTTTCCTCGAAGCCCTTGTCTTACCAATTTGTTGAATCTTTTTCCATGGGCAAGATATGGGAATCGCATATGGATTAATTCGTGGACTATAGTATTTTCAAGCGTTTTTTCATCTGGGATTTTTCTTACGTTGATGAATACTAGATTATGTTGAAGGTAAGATACCCCATAGTACTTGTATGCAGATGTGCGTCTGCCCTCAGTCATTTCTTTTGGAGCATCAAGCACCTCTTTTGTAGATAGTAAAATACGAGGTTCCGAAATTGAAAAACGATTAGAATAGATGCCAATTTTTTCTAATATTTGCAGTCTTAAATCAGGATCAAGTTTCACATCTCTTTCTCAAACAATCTGGGTTTATCTTGAAATGTCAATTCTTGTGAGAGATTTGGTGTATTTTCATTCTTTAAAAATATGAATTAATAGGGTCAGAAGGTTTAGTAGAGTAATCATCAATCATACAGCCACCGTCTCATCACACCCCAATTATTCCATTAAATCAAGTATTGACTGTGCTTTATTTCTAATTTCTGGAGTAATGCTTACAATTACTAGTCCTTCATTTGGTTGACCATACAAAACAATTGCATTATCAGGTGCATGAATACATACTGGAAGTACCAAAAGATCTTCTTCGCCTAAAACAAACAGTCTCACGGGAGGTTCCATAGTAAAGGCATTTTTAATCACATCAATACTTTGAGAAGTTATTTCTGCTGGAGGATTTTTAACAGTTAGTTCAGTGGCATTTGCAAGTTTTGGCGGATCTTTTTTTTCTCGTTTTTCCTTCCCGTCAATAATTTGCAAGGACGGAATAAGACCAAATTCAATCATCTTTTTTGTTGTTCGGTCACCAACAGTGATGATATAGGAATTTGGCAAAAGATGTTTTTGAATATTTTTTTTATCAGCTTGGCTTTCAGGTAAAAGCAACCCTAAAGGGATTTTCAATTGTTCTCTTAAAGAATCAGGTAACTTCACATTAATCGTGACTAACTAGTACTTGGTTCCGGAGCAGATTCTTCACTAGTACTTTCAGATGCCATTTCATCTTGCAGTTTTGATGCAAGAATACTGCATTGAGCTGCAATATTTTTTGCACTCTTTCTAAAAGCTTCTGCACTTGGAGAATCAGGATTTGTAATCATAATTGGTTTGCCCAAATCAGAACCTTCCATAATTCCAGAATTTAATGGAATTTCTCCCAAGAAAGGCATGTTAAACTGCTCACTAATTTTTTTTGCACCCCCCTCACCAAAGATGTAATGCTTGTCATCACAGTTTGGACAGATAAAGTGACTCATGTTTTCAACAACACCAATAATTGGAACATTAAGTTTTTCAAACATAGATACAGCTTTTACTGCTACATTACTAGCAACATCCTGTGGAGTTGTTACAACAAGGATTCCAGTAATAGGTATTGTTTGAGCAAGTGTAAGTGGAATATCACCTGTTCCAGGTGGAAGATCTACTATAAGATAATCTAAATCAGACCAATTAGTATCAACTAAGAACTGTTTTAAAATTCCAGAAATAATTGGTCCACGGTAAATTGCCGCTTGATTAGATTGATCTGCAAAGAAACCAAAGGACACAACTTTTAGTCCATTAAAATCTGCAGGTTGAAGTTTATTTTCTTCTACTTCCATGAAACCATCTTTCATTCCCAACATTAACGGAATGCTAGGACCATAGATATCAGCATCAAGTAAGCCAACTTTAGCTCCTGATTCAGATAATGCCAATGCTAAATTTAATGAGACAGTTGATTTTCCAACTCCGCCCTTACCACTTGCAACACCGATAATGTTTTTGACAGATGCCATTCCAGTATCAGCATCAAGTGAACGGCCCTCCATTACTTTTGCAGTTACTTTCAAATCAAAATTTTTTAATTCAGAAATTTCGCCAATTGCTTTTCTTACATCATCTTCAATTTCGACATTGAAAGGGCATGCAGGGGTTGTTAATTCTAAAGTAAATTTCAGATCACCGTCATTTAGTTCCAAGTCTTTGATCATGCCCATTGAAACAATGTCTTTTTTCAAATCAGGATCAATGACAGTACTCAGTTTTTCAAGAACTTGATCTATTCCAACCATTGCGTAAAAATCATGTCTACATTATTTAAACATAAGTCAGACATGAAAAAAAATTGTCATTTTTTTGAAAAATTAACAAAATCTTTAGAAAATTATGACTAAATCACCCAAAGATTCATAAATTGAAATTCAAGAAAAAAACTCAGTTGTTTTCTATATCTACCCTAGTTGATGTTGTCAGGATTCCTCCCAGCTTGTTTGGAACTACACTCAAAAAGGCAGCAGTAAACATTCTCAAGGAAAAGTACGAGAGTATGATTAATGCAGATTTAGGATATATCATCATGATTTTAGATGCAAAAGTTGACGAAATGGGAAAAATGATTGCAGGAGATGGCGGTACATTCCATAGAGTTCAGTTTGAAGCATTAACATTTTATCCAAAACTACAGGAAATTGTTCAAGGTGAAATTGTAGACATTACAGACTTTGGAGCATTTGTAAGAATTGGTCCAACTGATGCATTACTTCACCTGTCACAAGTTATGGATGATTATCTTAAGAGCGATGTAAAGTCTGGAATGATCTTAGCTAATCAAAGTGGAAGAACATTAAAAGTCGGATCTACACTTCGTGCAAGGATTACTGCAGTATCATTAGGAAAAGCTGCTGCAATGGGCAAGATTGGAATTACATGTAGACAACCATTCCTTGGAGCAGATGACTGGATTGCAGAAGAGATCAAAAAATCCACAGGGGATTCAGATAAACCTGCAAAAGAAGCTGAAGTAGAGGCAAGTTAAGATGGCACGAGAAATGGCATGCCGTAAATGTAAGTTTGTTACAACAGGTAAAGTTTGTCCAGGTTGCAAGTCATCAGATTTGACACCGGACTGGAGTGGAATTGTTCTAGTAGTTGATCCTACAAATTCAGAGATTTCAAAAACTCTAGGAATTACACAAAAAGGCAAGTATGCAATCAAAGTAACATAGAAAATTTCTAAATCTTTAAAATCACAGTAATATTTTAACAATAGTGTTGTCATTTAATTCTAAAAAACAATTATCACAATTTCTTGCTGAAGATATAGGTGCTGGAGACATTACTAGTGTCCTTTTGCCAAAGAAAAAAATTTCAGCTAAAATAATTTCAAGGGAAGATGCCATTGTTGCAGGAGCAAATTATGCAAAAGAGATTTTTAAATTAAAAGGATGTAATGCAAGAATTATTAGAAAAGATGGTTCCAGAGTCAAACCTAATCAGACTATAATGACAATTTCAGGCGATGCAGGAAAAATTCTCACATGTGAGAGAACTGCATTAAACATACTAACTAGAATGAGTGGAATTGCAACGCAAACTAATCAACTTGTAAAAAAAATCCCAACAAAAACAAAATTGTATGCAACCAGGAAGA encodes the following:
- a CDS encoding Mrp/NBP35 family ATP-binding protein encodes the protein MVGIDQVLEKLSTVIDPDLKKDIVSMGMIKDLELNDGDLKFTLELTTPACPFNVEIEDDVRKAIGEISELKNFDLKVTAKVMEGRSLDADTGMASVKNIIGVASGKGGVGKSTVSLNLALALSESGAKVGLLDADIYGPSIPLMLGMKDGFMEVEENKLQPADFNGLKVVSFGFFADQSNQAAIYRGPIISGILKQFLVDTNWSDLDYLIVDLPPGTGDIPLTLAQTIPITGILVVTTPQDVASNVAVKAVSMFEKLNVPIIGVVENMSHFICPNCDDKHYIFGEGGAKKISEQFNMPFLGEIPLNSGIMEGSDLGKPIMITNPDSPSAEAFRKSAKNIAAQCSILASKLQDEMASESTSEESAPEPSTS
- a CDS encoding DNA-directed RNA polymerase, which codes for MKFKKKTQLFSISTLVDVVRIPPSLFGTTLKKAAVNILKEKYESMINADLGYIIMILDAKVDEMGKMIAGDGGTFHRVQFEALTFYPKLQEIVQGEIVDITDFGAFVRIGPTDALLHLSQVMDDYLKSDVKSGMILANQSGRTLKVGSTLRARITAVSLGKAAAMGKIGITCRQPFLGADDWIAEEIKKSTGDSDKPAKEAEVEAS
- the spt4 gene encoding transcription elongation factor subunit Spt4, which codes for MAREMACRKCKFVTTGKVCPGCKSSDLTPDWSGIVLVVDPTNSEISKTLGITQKGKYAIKVT
- a CDS encoding GTP-dependent dephospho-CoA kinase family protein, with the translated sequence MKIPLGLLLPESQADKKNIQKHLLPNSYIITVGDRTTKKMIEFGLIPSLQIIDGKEKREKKDPPKLANATELTVKNPPAEITSQSIDVIKNAFTMEPPVRLFVLGEEDLLVLPVCIHAPDNAIVLYGQPNEGLVIVSITPEIRNKAQSILDLME